The following proteins are encoded in a genomic region of Triticum dicoccoides isolate Atlit2015 ecotype Zavitan chromosome 1B, WEW_v2.0, whole genome shotgun sequence:
- the LOC119348311 gene encoding selT-like protein gives MAMDRVQLLLVGLPALLFISDLSHIFAPPPPHLRHPHGHPPHHRHPHPPHHPHQPHPPHHXHPHPPHHHHPDPAAAAIQQPNLDGGAGFGTTVELQFCASCSYKGNAMTMKRMLETSFPGINVFLHNYPPAFPKRVLSKIMPVIQVGAIATIMAGDQIFPKLGITPPPLFYSLRANRFGTMATIWLIGNFAQSFLQSSGAFEVYCNGDLVFSKLAEQRFPSEFELRDLIGSRLPPSPFGKNMGNVLS, from the exons ATGGCCATGGACCGCGTGCAGCTCCTCCTCGTCGGCCTCCCCGCGCTGCTCTTCATCTCCGACCTCTCCCACATcttcgcgccgccgcctccgcaccTGCGCCACCCCCACGGCCACCCCCCGCACCACCGCCACCCTCATCCGCCCCACCATCCCCACCAGCCGCACCCGCCGCACCACCAN CACCCCCACCcgccgcaccaccaccacccggaccccgccgccgctgccatACAG CAGCCCAATCTGGACGGAGGAGCTGGATTCGGCACAACCGTGGAGCTGCAATTCTGCGCCTCCTGCTCGTACAA GGGAAATGCGATGACCATGAAGCGCATGCTGGAAACATCATTTCCTGGCATTAATGTTTTCTTGCATAATTATCCGCCAGCTTTCCCCAAGCGGGTACTGAGCAAAATCATGCCAGTTATTCAAGTCGGAGCCATTGCAACAATAATGGCTGGTGACCAGATTTTCCCCAAACTTGGCATTACTCCACCTCCATTGTTTTACTCATTGCGTGCCAATAGATTTGGAACCATGGCGACAATTTGGCTCATTGGCAATTTTGCCCAGTCTTTCCTACAAAGTTCTGGTGCCTTTGAAGTTTACTGCAATGGAGATTTG GTTTTCTCGAAGTTAGCCGAACAGAGGTTCCCTAGCGAGTTTGAGCTGCGCGATCTCATCGGCAGCAGGCTGCCACCTTCTCCATTCGGGAAAAACATGGGAAACGTCTTGTCTTAG
- the LOC119350571 gene encoding uncharacterized protein LOC119350571 has translation MCTKPPLSHPPQIAHVNGQKDKAAQNPAPLRLQIPEASKMLRRVAGAAAAPLRRCLCTAASRPPWALTYRMAALGASGAPSPAARASLDLHQPPCVSQLSVPTHLADGMDLAAATIQAASCDGLLLLDFADTGDWPEAIRDCGGSSKAMPGLAACAAAVDPGVRRFVCNPLSGQLFRLPVPSMDAALTTTPFGLLTQSDDPHGPPDRFVVAQLCLRERDGQRVVRRFRSETGEWDEPPLFVPSAAPAWRPMPNHEVVAFGDRLWWVDPFFGVFSVDPFSDRPEHGFVALPRSLPNFDMDAPLMLFRLLGVSEGKLRYVELTTKEPFMLYSFSLDDEGSSWKLTHEKRLNLVLSDKSIPRECEMPWISAIDPFNANIFYFKHGDLVCELDIDKGETGSSSFPDSITSRSYSSAFFVPVMLPTWLESYNLPCAGTLSRKATNGTRKTLADMLVRVDC, from the exons ATGTGCACCAAACCCCCTCTTTCCCATCCACCACAGATCGCTCACGTCAACGGCCAGAAGGACAAAGCTGCGCAAAACCCTGCCCCTCTTCGCCTCCAGATTCCAGAAGCAAGCAAGATGCTCCGAcgcgtcgccggcgccgccgcggcgCCCCTCCGACGCTGCCTCTGCACGGCGGCCTCGCGCCCTCCCTGGGCCCTCACCTACAGGATGGCGGCGCTGGGCGCGTCGGGGGCGCCGTCGCCGGCCGCGCGCGCGTCCTTGGACCTCCACCAGCCCCCCTGCGTCTCCCAGCTCTCCGTCCCCACCCACCTGGCCGACGGCATGGACCTGGCCGCCGCGACCATCCAGGCCGCGAGCTGCGACGGGCTCCTCCTCCTCGACTTCGCCGACACCGGCGACTGGCCCGAGGCCATCCGCGACTGCGGTGGCAGCAGCAAAGCGATGCCCGGATTGGCCGCGTGCGCCGCCGCCGTCGATCCGGGCGTCAGGCGCTTCGTCTGCAACCCTCTCAGCGGCCAGCTGTTCCGCCTCCCCGTCCCCAGCATGGATGCCGCGCTGACGACCACGCCCTTCGGCCTGCTCACCCAATCCGACGACCCCCACGGCCCGCCTGACAGGTTCGTGGTCGCTCAACTCTGCCTCCGGGAAAGGGACGGCCAAAGGGTCGTGCGCCGCTTTCGGTCCGAAACAGGGGAGTGGGACGAGCCGCCGCTGTTCGTCCCGTCCGCGGCCCCGGCTTGGCGCCCAATGCCGAACCACGAGGTGGTGGCGTTCGGCGACCGGCTGTGGTGGGTCGACCCTTTCTTTGGTGTCTTCTCTGTCGACCCATTCAGCGATCGGCCGGAGCATGGCTTCGTCGCGCTGCCGCGCTCGCTGCCCAACTTTGACATGGACGCGCCGCTCATGCTGTTCCGGCTCTTGGGTGTCAGCGAGGGGAAGCTGCGCTATGTCGAATTGACCACCAAGGAGCCGTTTATGCTCTACTcgttctcgctcgacgacgaggggTCCTCCTGGAAGCTAACACATGAGAAAAGATTGAACCTGGTCTTGTCTGACAAATCCATACCTAGGGAATGTGAAATGCCGTGGATTTCTGCAATTGATCCATTCAATGCCAACATTTTCTATTTCAAACATGGTGACCTTGTCTGTGAACTCGACATTGATAAGGGGGAGACTGGGAGTAGTTCTTTTCCAGACAGCATCACCTCTCGGAGCTACAGCTCTGCCTTCTTTGTGCCTGTAATGCTCCCAACATGGCTTGAATCATACAACCTCCCGTGTGCAG GAACACTTTCGAGAAAGGCGACCAATGGAACAAGGAAGACTTTGGCAGACATGCTGGTTCGTGTTGACTGTTGA